The following coding sequences are from one Rathayibacter sp. VKM Ac-2760 window:
- a CDS encoding cellulase family glycosylhydrolase, with amino-acid sequence MSGKTWMSRGRRLLTLVALGSALTLVAGCAPRADASPAAGSARSSSAASTIDLAGYSTAESGLSTYLDGESYLRGVNLYTLQQQRMLPTDQVTPDSQGSYDFLAQDGVSIVRLAVPWQRLQPWQPGEDVRAALDAPVDPAYLDLLEEQVERAGNAGIRVVLDLHNSCAFPWGTGVAPAGTIYCGGDLTVDDVLKVWRALSDRFEDDDRVAAYNLFNEPRGSLTGATAYFQYTQAIVDELRQRGDAHAVWIDSILLSSFAHDAPVGAPIDDPQNAIVYSQHFYLHGGTRADLLGRITTFAKWCSGHGVHCTMGELGWESGSSDEDRKSFELAYRIADTYDLDVTYFAATSAGDPKGLIAYSAEPGSSTLSVRRPQASVIEAHPSR; translated from the coding sequence GTGTCCGGTAAGACCTGGATGAGCCGCGGGCGGCGCCTGCTGACGCTCGTCGCCCTCGGATCGGCGCTGACCCTGGTCGCCGGCTGCGCTCCGAGGGCCGACGCGTCGCCCGCTGCCGGCTCGGCCCGCTCGAGCAGCGCGGCGTCCACGATCGACCTGGCCGGGTACAGCACGGCGGAGTCCGGACTCTCGACCTACCTCGACGGCGAGTCGTATCTGCGCGGCGTCAACCTCTACACGCTCCAGCAGCAGCGGATGCTCCCGACCGATCAGGTGACGCCCGACAGCCAGGGCAGCTACGACTTCCTCGCGCAGGACGGCGTCTCGATCGTCCGCCTCGCCGTCCCGTGGCAGCGACTGCAGCCGTGGCAGCCGGGCGAGGACGTCCGCGCGGCGCTGGACGCGCCGGTCGACCCCGCCTATCTCGATCTGCTCGAGGAGCAGGTCGAGCGCGCCGGGAACGCCGGGATCCGCGTGGTGCTCGATCTGCACAACAGCTGCGCCTTCCCCTGGGGCACCGGCGTCGCGCCGGCCGGCACGATCTACTGCGGCGGCGATCTGACGGTCGACGACGTGCTGAAGGTGTGGCGCGCGCTCTCGGATCGCTTCGAGGACGACGACCGCGTCGCCGCCTACAACCTCTTCAACGAGCCCCGCGGCAGCCTGACCGGGGCGACCGCCTACTTCCAGTACACCCAGGCGATCGTCGACGAGCTCCGGCAGCGTGGTGACGCGCACGCGGTCTGGATCGACTCCATCCTGCTGTCGAGCTTCGCGCACGACGCTCCCGTCGGCGCGCCGATCGACGACCCGCAGAACGCGATCGTCTACTCCCAGCACTTCTACCTGCACGGGGGGACGCGCGCCGACCTCCTCGGCCGGATCACGACGTTCGCGAAGTGGTGCTCCGGGCACGGCGTGCACTGCACGATGGGCGAGCTGGGCTGGGAGTCCGGCTCCAGCGACGAGGACCGGAAGAGCTTCGAGCTCGCCTACCGCATCGCGGACACGTACGACCTCGACGTCACCTACTTCGCCGCGACCAG
- a CDS encoding cellulase family glycosylhydrolase, with translation MPGTRRTSRVRRLLTVLALGTVLVVLAACTPRPEPTPTGSSTPTASPTPLPTAESGLATYLDGNSYLRGVNLYTLQQQRSLPTSKVKPDNQATYDFLASRGVSIVRLAVPWQRLQPWKPGDDVRAALDAPVDSAYLDLLEEQVERAGKAGIRLVLDLHNSCAFPWGTGPVPKGTIYCGSDLTVDDVLKVWRALSSRFAGDDRVAAYNLFNEPRGSLTGATAYFRYVQAVVDDLRQRGDEHAIWIDSILLSSFAEDAPDGPPISDPQNAIVYSQHFYLHGGTRKSLLERITAFAKWCSDQGVHCAIGELGWQSDSGADDRESFELAYRIADRYRLDVTYFSATSVEDPKGLIAYSAKPGSSTISVRHSQASVIEAHPSR, from the coding sequence ATGCCCGGTACGAGACGGACGAGCCGGGTCCGGCGCCTGCTGACGGTCCTCGCTCTCGGCACCGTGCTGGTGGTCCTCGCCGCCTGCACCCCGCGCCCGGAGCCGACCCCCACCGGCAGCTCGACGCCCACCGCGAGCCCCACTCCGCTGCCGACGGCGGAGTCCGGCCTCGCGACCTACCTCGACGGGAACTCCTACCTGCGCGGCGTCAACCTCTACACGCTGCAGCAGCAGCGCTCGCTCCCGACCTCGAAGGTGAAGCCCGACAATCAGGCGACCTACGACTTCCTCGCGAGCCGCGGTGTCTCGATCGTCCGCCTCGCCGTCCCGTGGCAGCGCCTGCAGCCCTGGAAGCCGGGCGACGACGTCCGCGCGGCGCTGGACGCCCCGGTCGACTCCGCCTACCTGGATCTGCTCGAGGAGCAGGTCGAGCGGGCGGGGAAGGCGGGGATCCGCCTCGTCCTCGACCTGCACAACAGCTGCGCCTTCCCCTGGGGCACCGGGCCGGTGCCGAAGGGCACGATCTACTGCGGCAGCGACCTGACGGTCGACGACGTGCTCAAGGTCTGGCGGGCGCTCTCGAGTCGCTTCGCGGGCGATGACCGCGTCGCCGCCTACAACCTCTTCAACGAGCCGCGCGGCAGCTTGACCGGAGCGACGGCCTACTTCCGCTACGTGCAGGCGGTCGTCGACGATCTGCGGCAGCGGGGCGACGAGCACGCGATCTGGATCGACTCCATCCTGCTGTCGAGCTTCGCCGAGGACGCGCCCGACGGCCCGCCGATCAGCGATCCGCAGAACGCGATCGTCTACTCCCAGCACTTCTATCTGCACGGCGGCACGCGAAAGAGCCTGCTCGAGCGGATCACCGCGTTCGCGAAGTGGTGCTCCGATCAGGGCGTGCACTGCGCGATCGGCGAGCTCGGCTGGCAGTCCGACTCCGGCGCCGACGACCGGGAGAGCTTCGAGCTCGCCTACCGCATCGCCGACCGCTACCGGCTCGACGTCACCTACTTCTCCGCGACCAGCGTGGAGGATCCGAAGGGGCTCATCGCCTACTCCGCCAAGCCGGGCAGCTCGACGATCTCGGTCCGGCACTCGCAGGCGTCGGTGATCGAGGCGCACCCGAGCCGGTAG
- a CDS encoding acyltransferase yields the protein MPLLTSLTKRLPPQWRWRILSRALGRSAAARALGVTVGEGCRIISCQVRSEYDLLSIGDRVTVSSEVLFITHDGAGWLANDERGRRYRVSPITIGDDSFIGARSIVMPGVAIGSGCIVAAGAVVTKSVPDGAIVGGNPARIIGETAAFREKALREWPTTRQVSREPRPALDRR from the coding sequence ATGCCTCTTCTCACCAGCCTCACGAAGCGCCTTCCTCCGCAGTGGCGGTGGCGGATCCTCTCGCGCGCCCTGGGCCGCTCGGCGGCCGCCCGCGCGCTCGGCGTCACGGTCGGCGAGGGCTGCCGGATCATCTCCTGCCAGGTGCGCTCGGAGTACGACCTGCTCAGCATCGGCGACCGCGTGACGGTGAGCAGCGAGGTGCTCTTCATCACCCACGACGGCGCCGGCTGGCTCGCCAACGACGAGCGGGGGCGGCGGTACCGGGTCTCCCCGATCACCATCGGCGACGACTCCTTCATCGGCGCCCGCTCGATCGTCATGCCGGGCGTGGCCATCGGCTCCGGCTGCATCGTCGCCGCCGGCGCCGTGGTCACGAAGTCGGTGCCCGACGGCGCGATCGTCGGCGGCAATCCCGCGAGGATCATCGGTGAGACAGCCGCGTTCCGCGAGAAGGCGCTGCGGGAGTGGCCGACGACTCGGCAGGTGTCTCGGGAGCCGCGTCCGGCCCTCGACCGCCGATGA
- a CDS encoding O-antigen ligase family protein has translation MTLVALGFVAVIGAIVLFFMPRRLMPALALAVLVVLPVGYMDVPRLIGRYFSPAVIILLVWMVRLVLSKRDAAAEPARAGTMLWIPVLGALAVSVALGLEPGLSVAWVVVALVCTVLPYLYGRTRSDDVWSSAQNAYLWVGVFIGALAVLDFVAGFNPWSSLFSYDVTEKVWSVFRSRTSLGHPLVTSTVATVCAMIALFGSDKRRWLRIAALAGSGAAVILAVSRTGVLAIAIGLALGCLVLLFGASPSKRTRRITAFFLMISALGFLGVITNSPLLDQRNESSGGVKSSDYREQSTDVALGMIEDNWLIGLGPSNSAAEFSSVFDGPLENSVFQLLLSLGIPLAILALGAIVVIVLRVSKRGDAGVAAAIVAFAVSLSGFSAIDVNPALLAFLAPLMFRAGQIIGGRGPDAAPETPAESSATPAAPSRGTRLSHR, from the coding sequence ATGACCCTCGTGGCCCTCGGCTTCGTCGCCGTCATCGGCGCGATCGTCCTGTTCTTCATGCCGCGCCGGCTGATGCCGGCCCTCGCGCTCGCCGTGCTGGTGGTCCTGCCGGTCGGCTACATGGACGTTCCGCGGCTGATCGGGCGCTACTTCTCGCCGGCGGTGATCATCCTGCTGGTCTGGATGGTGCGGCTGGTGCTGAGCAAGCGCGACGCGGCCGCCGAGCCGGCGCGTGCCGGGACGATGCTGTGGATCCCGGTGCTCGGCGCGCTCGCCGTCTCGGTGGCCCTCGGCCTCGAGCCCGGGCTGTCGGTGGCGTGGGTGGTCGTGGCGCTGGTCTGCACGGTGCTGCCCTACCTCTACGGGCGGACGCGGAGCGACGACGTCTGGTCGTCCGCGCAGAACGCCTACCTCTGGGTCGGCGTGTTCATCGGGGCGCTCGCCGTCCTCGACTTCGTGGCCGGCTTCAATCCGTGGTCCTCGCTCTTCTCCTACGACGTCACCGAGAAGGTCTGGTCGGTGTTCCGCAGCCGGACCAGCCTCGGCCACCCGCTGGTCACCTCCACCGTCGCGACGGTCTGCGCGATGATCGCCCTCTTCGGCTCCGACAAGCGGCGCTGGCTCCGCATCGCGGCGCTCGCCGGATCGGGGGCCGCGGTCATCCTGGCCGTCTCCCGCACCGGCGTCCTGGCGATCGCCATCGGCCTCGCGCTCGGCTGCCTCGTGCTGCTCTTCGGCGCCTCGCCCTCGAAGCGGACTCGGCGGATCACCGCGTTCTTCCTGATGATCTCGGCACTCGGATTCCTCGGGGTGATCACCAATTCCCCGCTGCTCGATCAGCGCAACGAATCCTCCGGCGGAGTGAAGTCGTCGGATTACCGGGAGCAGTCCACGGATGTGGCTCTCGGAATGATCGAGGACAACTGGCTGATCGGTCTCGGGCCGAGCAATTCCGCGGCGGAGTTCTCCTCCGTCTTCGACGGACCGCTCGAGAACTCCGTCTTCCAGCTGCTGCTCTCGCTCGGCATCCCGCTCGCGATCCTCGCGCTCGGGGCGATCGTCGTCATCGTGCTCCGCGTCTCGAAGCGCGGCGACGCCGGGGTCGCGGCGGCGATCGTCGCGTTCGCGGTCAGCCTCTCGGGCTTCAGCGCGATCGACGTCAATCCGGCGCTGCTCGCGTTCCTCGCGCCGCTGATGTTCCGTGCCGGTCAGATCATCGGCGGTCGAGGGCCGGACGCGGCTCCCGAGACACCTGCCGAGTCGTCGGCCACTCCCGCAGCGCCTTCTCGCGGAACGCGGCTGTCTCACCGATGA
- a CDS encoding glycosyltransferase: MIDLAEAFSTARPPRLLLAASNGGHLEQLWRLSQGSTIDRTSEWVTFESPQATGLLSDQPHHYIPEILQRDLRGALRAVPRFRRLLAGGGFDGVVSTGAAIAAPAFLAARSLGLPTHYIESVSRVDGPSMTGRLVDRTRLARSVWTQHRHWSDKRWAYRGSVLDSFESYTARESVAEPCVFVTLGTIKKYPFPRPVEALSPLVCDRSIWQLGVTPPVPGMRGEVCDFFSSSRFDQSAKDADVVISHAGVGSVLRLLELGIYPVLVIRRSKNGEHIDDHQAQIARLLAERDLALVREADEVTPDDLALASTRRVRPLNSGLGVESDDVRV, translated from the coding sequence ATGATCGATCTCGCCGAAGCATTCAGCACCGCCCGCCCGCCGCGCCTGCTCCTGGCCGCCTCGAACGGCGGCCACCTCGAGCAGCTCTGGCGCCTCTCCCAGGGCTCCACGATCGACCGCACCTCGGAGTGGGTGACGTTCGAGTCCCCGCAGGCCACCGGTCTGCTCTCGGACCAGCCGCACCACTACATCCCCGAGATCCTGCAGCGCGACCTGCGGGGGGCGCTGCGCGCCGTGCCGCGCTTCCGCCGTCTCCTCGCCGGCGGCGGCTTCGACGGCGTGGTGAGCACGGGAGCGGCCATCGCGGCCCCGGCGTTCCTCGCCGCCCGGTCGCTGGGCCTGCCGACCCACTACATCGAGAGCGTCTCGCGCGTCGACGGCCCCTCGATGACCGGTCGCCTGGTCGACCGGACCCGGCTCGCGCGCTCCGTCTGGACGCAGCACCGGCACTGGTCCGACAAGCGCTGGGCGTACCGCGGCTCGGTCCTCGACTCCTTCGAGTCGTACACGGCGCGCGAGAGCGTCGCCGAGCCGTGCGTCTTCGTCACCCTCGGCACGATCAAGAAGTACCCGTTCCCGCGGCCGGTCGAGGCCCTGTCGCCGCTGGTCTGCGACCGCTCGATCTGGCAGCTCGGCGTCACGCCGCCGGTCCCGGGGATGCGCGGGGAGGTGTGCGACTTCTTCTCCAGCTCCCGCTTCGACCAGTCGGCGAAGGACGCGGACGTGGTGATCAGCCACGCCGGCGTCGGCAGTGTGCTGCGCCTGCTCGAGCTCGGCATCTACCCGGTGCTCGTGATCCGGCGCTCGAAGAACGGCGAGCACATCGACGACCACCAGGCGCAGATCGCCCGCCTGCTGGCCGAGCGCGATCTCGCGCTGGTGCGGGAGGCGGACGAGGTCACTCCGGACGACCTGGCGCTGGCCAGCACCCGCCGGGTGCGCCCGCTGAACAGCGGCCTCGGAGTCGAGTCGGACGACGTGCGCGTATGA
- a CDS encoding polysaccharide pyruvyl transferase family protein — MKIFVPVIGQYENIGDIVLRRELVEWLSGMGEMHAYVGASPASYDEALDLPADVVTYRSVGGWARELVTSLRRGECVAYIYKPGEIQLTWRGLKEHIGLLPLVVATRLRGGLVIRVGAGSRNFDRWPTAVFRSTLGLSHYTMWRDVRTADRLGHGGVMPDLGFGQTGTEHADPIERTRLTVTMRGDRVPPSRQWRQAIARVAEERGLRLTVVTQVERDEPLMAELAREWGADYVAWGSRSHKVQEEEVRRAFAESALVVSDRLHALIVAVAEGADVASVADSPTDKIERHFAAAGIPIVVFDAKHRSADEIADALRSVPADTSQQSALQGAVEQLAVVRTAVRTLLEARA, encoded by the coding sequence ATGAAGATCTTCGTGCCCGTCATCGGGCAGTACGAGAACATCGGCGACATCGTGCTCCGCCGCGAGCTCGTGGAGTGGCTGAGCGGCATGGGCGAGATGCACGCCTACGTCGGCGCGTCGCCCGCCTCCTACGACGAGGCGCTCGACCTCCCCGCCGACGTGGTCACCTACCGCAGCGTCGGCGGCTGGGCGCGCGAGCTCGTCACGAGCCTGCGCCGCGGCGAGTGCGTCGCCTACATCTACAAGCCCGGCGAGATCCAGCTGACCTGGCGCGGGCTCAAGGAGCACATCGGCCTGCTCCCGCTGGTCGTCGCCACGCGGCTGCGCGGCGGGCTCGTCATCCGGGTCGGCGCGGGGTCGCGCAACTTCGACCGCTGGCCCACCGCCGTCTTCCGCTCGACCCTCGGGCTGAGCCACTACACGATGTGGCGCGACGTCCGCACCGCCGACCGCCTCGGGCACGGGGGAGTGATGCCGGATCTCGGCTTCGGCCAGACCGGCACCGAGCACGCGGACCCGATCGAGCGCACCCGCCTCACCGTCACCATGCGCGGCGACCGCGTGCCGCCGTCGCGGCAGTGGCGGCAGGCGATCGCCCGCGTCGCCGAGGAGCGCGGTCTCCGCCTCACCGTCGTCACCCAGGTGGAGCGCGACGAGCCGCTGATGGCCGAGCTCGCCCGCGAGTGGGGCGCCGACTACGTCGCCTGGGGCTCCCGCTCGCACAAGGTGCAGGAGGAGGAGGTGCGCCGCGCCTTCGCGGAGTCGGCGCTCGTCGTCAGCGACCGCCTGCACGCGCTGATCGTCGCCGTCGCCGAGGGGGCCGACGTCGCCTCGGTCGCCGACTCGCCGACCGACAAGATCGAGCGGCACTTCGCCGCCGCCGGCATCCCCATCGTCGTCTTCGACGCGAAGCACCGCTCGGCCGACGAGATCGCGGACGCCCTCCGCAGCGTCCCCGCCGACACCTCGCAGCAGAGCGCCCTGCAGGGCGCCGTCGAGCAGCTCGCCGTCGTCCGAACCGCAGTCCGCACTCTCCTGGAGGCACGAGCATGA
- a CDS encoding glycosyltransferase family 4 protein, which translates to MSTRLIVEQFDPVRPKPGGIDTCIRGLVKFAPETEVIRIAGVDAIGDKVLGEWQEYEIGGRRFAFMPVVRLDHADLTRRIPHSVRLARGLKKFLPVADFDTVQTHRVNVGAVALRHFRGTPHVQFMHSSGDANLKQGSVSFFRRARGLYRFLERRVVRQSRAVVIFSSGGAERLRRQSSSVHFSPTWFDPTEFYPSASESSEKVNVLWACRIEPAKNPELAIAAFALLPERYRLTVAGSGTLEGRMREAAAAAGIAHRVDFRGAVPKGEVGALMREHDLLLMSSRFEGFSRSIVEALATGLPVATTPGGDPNALIVEGVNGARASRDDPAELAAAVERASAASASVARASVEELNAPLIVDTILSK; encoded by the coding sequence ATGAGCACTCGCCTGATCGTCGAGCAGTTCGACCCCGTGCGCCCCAAGCCGGGTGGCATCGACACCTGCATCCGCGGTCTCGTCAAGTTCGCTCCCGAGACCGAGGTCATCCGCATCGCGGGCGTCGACGCGATCGGCGACAAGGTGCTCGGCGAGTGGCAGGAGTACGAGATCGGCGGCCGCCGCTTCGCGTTCATGCCGGTGGTCCGCCTCGACCACGCGGACCTCACCCGGCGGATCCCGCACTCGGTGCGCCTGGCGCGCGGGCTGAAGAAGTTCCTGCCGGTCGCCGACTTCGACACCGTGCAGACCCACCGCGTCAACGTCGGCGCCGTCGCGCTCCGGCACTTCCGCGGCACCCCGCACGTGCAGTTCATGCACAGCAGCGGCGACGCGAACCTCAAGCAGGGCAGCGTCTCCTTCTTCCGCCGGGCCCGCGGGCTCTACCGCTTCCTCGAGCGGCGGGTCGTGCGCCAGTCCCGCGCCGTCGTCATCTTCAGCAGCGGCGGTGCGGAGCGGCTGCGCCGGCAGTCCTCGTCGGTGCACTTCTCGCCGACCTGGTTCGACCCGACGGAGTTCTACCCGAGCGCGAGCGAGAGCAGCGAGAAGGTGAACGTGCTCTGGGCCTGCCGGATCGAGCCGGCCAAGAACCCCGAGCTCGCGATCGCCGCGTTCGCGCTGCTCCCCGAGCGCTACCGCCTCACCGTGGCCGGCAGCGGCACGCTCGAGGGCCGGATGCGCGAGGCCGCGGCGGCCGCCGGGATCGCGCACCGCGTCGACTTCCGCGGCGCCGTGCCCAAGGGCGAGGTCGGTGCGCTGATGCGCGAGCACGACCTGCTGCTGATGAGCTCCCGCTTCGAGGGCTTCTCGCGCTCGATCGTCGAGGCGCTCGCCACCGGGCTCCCGGTCGCCACCACACCCGGCGGCGACCCGAACGCGCTGATCGTCGAGGGCGTCAACGGCGCCCGCGCCTCCCGCGACGACCCGGCCGAGCTGGCCGCGGCCGTCGAGCGCGCCAGTGCGGCGTCCGCGAGCGTCGCCCGAGCCTCCGTCGAGGAGCTCAACGCCCCCCTCATCGTCGACACGATCCTGAGCAAGTAG
- a CDS encoding lipid II flippase MurJ produces the protein MSERGAGRTVLSASTGTLVARVLGFLRNIALAAALGTGLVSDSYNLANQVPNQIFLLLGGGVIAAVFLPQLAKLHLRSERDADRYGTILLLCSAAFGLVVTGLLLAFSGPLIAVLGGGSWGFSQRELTLAFFLWCTPQVAAASVFTVASQLMNARGRFTSVSWLPAVSSVGVIAGAVVVLSAGDVQADAPGSVSLVAITVLGAATLGGTVLQTVVLCALLIRAGFRPRWSGGLRGLGLRLAARTGLLAVASAVCYQISNLLTAAWASQAGATAADAGVVGFGYSALFYAQAIVSVVQGVAVSSLASVLLQRLSRHFAASNDEEAFRELSEALLRLASFILPVAGLLVALGPGLSELMFARGETSTDSARIIGLVLAVFASSLLPFAWHVLLIRPFYAKHDGIRPLYSAFVINTIWAGTGLVGLLVLPPQGVILGLATGFALSYWIDLPIKLRWLHRRIGFRIESQVRRGVVRGAITTAVLSIVIGTPGWLLLFLLDPPTLAVLGIVAVQTLVFVAAYALATRRSSISPVDLVRWLKK, from the coding sequence GTGAGCGAGCGGGGTGCCGGACGCACCGTCCTGAGCGCGTCGACCGGCACGCTCGTCGCTCGTGTGCTCGGCTTCCTCCGCAACATCGCTCTGGCCGCCGCGCTCGGCACGGGGCTGGTCTCGGACTCGTACAACCTGGCCAACCAGGTGCCGAACCAGATCTTCCTGCTGCTGGGCGGGGGAGTGATCGCCGCGGTGTTCCTGCCGCAGCTCGCGAAGCTGCACCTGCGCTCCGAGCGCGACGCCGACCGCTACGGGACGATCCTGCTGCTCTGCTCCGCGGCGTTCGGCCTCGTCGTCACCGGGCTGCTGCTCGCGTTCTCCGGACCGCTGATCGCCGTGCTCGGCGGCGGCAGCTGGGGCTTCTCGCAGCGCGAGCTGACCCTCGCCTTCTTCCTCTGGTGCACGCCGCAGGTGGCGGCCGCGTCGGTCTTCACCGTCGCGTCGCAGCTGATGAACGCGCGCGGCCGGTTCACCTCGGTCAGCTGGCTGCCGGCCGTCTCGAGCGTCGGCGTGATCGCGGGCGCCGTCGTGGTGCTGAGCGCCGGCGACGTGCAGGCCGATGCGCCCGGCTCGGTCTCGCTGGTCGCGATCACGGTGCTCGGCGCCGCGACCCTCGGCGGCACGGTGCTGCAGACGGTCGTGCTCTGCGCTCTGCTCATCCGGGCCGGCTTCCGGCCGCGCTGGAGCGGCGGACTGCGCGGGCTCGGCCTGCGGCTGGCCGCACGGACCGGACTGCTCGCCGTCGCCTCGGCGGTCTGCTACCAGATCTCCAATCTGCTCACCGCCGCCTGGGCCTCGCAGGCCGGTGCGACGGCGGCGGACGCCGGGGTGGTCGGCTTCGGCTACTCGGCGCTGTTCTACGCGCAGGCGATCGTCTCGGTCGTGCAGGGCGTCGCGGTGTCGAGCCTCGCCTCGGTGCTGCTCCAGCGGCTGTCCCGGCACTTCGCGGCGTCGAACGACGAGGAGGCGTTCCGCGAGCTGAGCGAGGCGCTGCTGCGGCTGGCCTCGTTCATCCTGCCGGTCGCCGGTCTGCTGGTCGCCCTCGGTCCCGGGCTCAGCGAGCTGATGTTCGCCCGCGGGGAGACGTCGACCGACTCCGCGCGGATCATCGGCCTCGTCCTCGCGGTCTTCGCCTCGAGCCTGCTGCCGTTCGCCTGGCACGTACTGCTGATCCGGCCGTTCTACGCGAAGCACGACGGCATCCGCCCGCTCTACAGCGCGTTCGTGATCAACACGATCTGGGCGGGGACCGGGCTCGTCGGGCTGCTGGTGCTGCCGCCGCAGGGTGTGATCCTCGGTCTCGCCACCGGCTTCGCGCTCTCGTACTGGATCGACCTGCCGATCAAGCTCCGCTGGCTGCACCGGCGGATCGGCTTCCGGATCGAGTCGCAGGTCCGCCGCGGCGTCGTCCGCGGGGCGATCACCACGGCGGTGCTCTCGATCGTGATCGGGACTCCCGGCTGGCTGCTGCTGTTCCTGCTCGACCCGCCGACCCTCGCCGTCCTCGGCATCGTCGCCGTCCAGACCCTCGTCTTCGTCGCGGCGTACGCGCTCGCGACCCGTCGCTCGTCGATCTCCCCCGTCGACCTCGTGCGCTGGTTGAAGAAATGA
- a CDS encoding glycosyltransferase, whose amino-acid sequence MKVVLLVPRFSGGGAEFVARQWALHLAASGDTVVVAATKLTGDDEIPAELRLADLDGRGTVRKLLQLRRLLRAEKPDAVLALMPYWNLLALFATRLLPGRPRVLISGRNMAVHLRRTFGLAYAAKQLLARVAYRWADEFVAISHPVAAEAIALYGLPPARVSVVLNPSLKTESAAAALPRHDDGPLALVAPARLVAQKRPQLVVETAVACRELHGREVVAHFYGVGPLTEQVRALAAQRGVPAVFHGWVSSWSSDLPANAVVLLPSLSEGFGNVLVEAARVGVPSVASSQALGVADAIVPRLTGVLVAGESAADFAAGVVEAAGMTVAGHDAWLGSFTRAASGAALRSRLEAVVMQK is encoded by the coding sequence ATGAAGGTCGTCCTCCTCGTCCCCCGGTTCTCCGGCGGCGGGGCCGAGTTCGTGGCCCGGCAGTGGGCTCTGCACCTCGCCGCGAGCGGCGACACCGTCGTGGTCGCCGCGACGAAGCTCACCGGCGACGACGAGATCCCCGCGGAGCTGCGACTCGCCGATCTCGACGGCCGCGGGACCGTGCGCAAGCTGCTGCAGCTGCGGCGCCTCCTGCGTGCCGAGAAGCCGGACGCGGTGCTCGCGCTGATGCCGTACTGGAACCTCCTCGCGCTCTTCGCGACCCGGCTGCTGCCCGGCCGTCCGCGCGTGCTGATCAGCGGCCGCAACATGGCCGTCCACCTCCGCCGCACCTTCGGCCTCGCCTACGCGGCGAAGCAGCTGCTGGCCCGCGTCGCCTACCGCTGGGCCGACGAGTTCGTCGCGATCTCGCACCCGGTCGCCGCCGAGGCGATCGCGCTCTACGGCCTGCCGCCCGCCCGGGTCTCCGTCGTGCTGAACCCGTCGCTCAAGACCGAGTCGGCCGCCGCCGCCCTGCCCCGGCACGACGACGGTCCTCTCGCGCTGGTCGCGCCGGCACGGCTGGTCGCGCAGAAGCGCCCGCAGCTGGTCGTCGAGACCGCGGTGGCCTGCCGCGAGCTGCACGGCCGCGAGGTGGTCGCGCACTTCTACGGCGTCGGGCCGCTGACGGAGCAGGTCCGCGCGCTCGCTGCGCAGCGCGGGGTCCCCGCCGTCTTCCACGGCTGGGTCTCCTCCTGGTCCTCCGACCTGCCCGCGAACGCCGTCGTGCTGCTCCCGTCGCTGTCCGAGGGCTTCGGCAACGTCCTCGTCGAGGCGGCCCGGGTCGGCGTGCCGAGCGTCGCCTCCTCGCAGGCGCTCGGGGTGGCCGACGCCATCGTCCCGCGGCTGACCGGTGTCCTCGTCGCGGGCGAGTCGGCCGCCGACTTCGCCGCCGGCGTGGTCGAGGCCGCCGGCATGACCGTCGCCGGCCACGACGCGTGGCTCGGCTCCTTCACCCGCGCGGCGAGCGGGGCGGCCCTCCGCAGCCGCCTGGAGGCCGTGGTGATGCAGAAGTGA
- a CDS encoding serine acetyltransferase, whose protein sequence is MTLTDEELRSLPRTIRTREDLRAFVLADQMAHGVSAWRFDSRWRHPVVHYQRLLRRVEFLRAQKGAAARAARFVARFRLQRAGLRTGISIGPGVFGPGLSIAHYGTLVVNARARVGAFCRIHPTVTIGIAQGGVPTIGDFVYIGPGAVIYGAVTIGDGAVIGANAVVNRDVAAGVTVAGAPARVVASRDSASMMPAAFARVESAKR, encoded by the coding sequence GTGACGCTCACCGACGAGGAGCTGCGCAGCCTGCCCAGGACGATCCGCACCCGCGAGGATCTCCGGGCGTTCGTGCTGGCCGACCAGATGGCGCACGGAGTGTCCGCCTGGCGGTTCGACTCGCGCTGGCGCCACCCCGTCGTGCACTACCAGCGGCTGCTGCGCCGGGTGGAGTTCCTCCGCGCGCAGAAGGGCGCCGCCGCCCGTGCCGCCCGCTTCGTCGCGCGCTTCCGCCTCCAGCGCGCCGGGCTGCGCACCGGCATCTCGATCGGTCCCGGCGTCTTCGGCCCCGGACTCTCGATCGCGCACTACGGCACCCTCGTCGTCAACGCGCGGGCACGGGTGGGCGCGTTCTGCCGCATCCACCCGACCGTCACGATCGGCATCGCCCAGGGCGGCGTGCCGACGATCGGCGACTTCGTCTACATCGGCCCGGGCGCGGTGATCTACGGCGCCGTCACGATCGGCGACGGCGCGGTGATCGGCGCGAACGCCGTGGTCAACCGCGACGTCGCGGCCGGAGTCACGGTCGCCGGCGCCCCCGCGCGGGTCGTCGCGAGCCGCGACTCCGCGTCGATGATGCCGGCGGCGTTCGCCCGCGTCGAGAGCGCGAAGAGATGA